One region of Alosa alosa isolate M-15738 ecotype Scorff River chromosome 1, AALO_Geno_1.1, whole genome shotgun sequence genomic DNA includes:
- the ednraa gene encoding endothelin receptor type Aa codes for MCSAMGFFTLHVLLLIAATASSGMCHMNDSDTQELRGSLALGSISTTSSSDQHSRGSVQNNVAGQRGVMSGNATRRSPPPPACRVVQTGIKDCFRYINTAISCVVFLVGMVGNATLLRIIYQNKSMRNGPNALIASLALGDLMYIIICLPLTVYKLLRAKFPFNDSAFGLCLCKLVPFLQKASVGITVLNLCALSVDRYRAVASWSRVQGVGIPLLTAIEILSIWVLSILLAVPEAICFDMVTFEYRNQTIRTCMLNPQSNFMHFYTEAKDWWLFGFYFCVPLACTAIFYTLMTSEMLNHRNGNLRIALSEHLKQRREVAKAVFCLVLIFALCWFPLHLSRILKKMGYHENDTSRCDFLNFLLILDYLGINLATVNSCINPIILYFVSKKFKNCFKSCLCCWCHSDPQVNSNSIQCKTTSPNNLHTDLCLRKDSD; via the exons ATGTGTAGCGCGATGGGCTTCTTTACCTTACATGTGTTGCTGCTAATAGCTGCCACGGCAAGCAGTGGAATGTGCCACATGAATGATTCAGACACTCAAGAGCTGCGCGGCTCCCTGGCCCTGGGCTCAATCTCGACCACATCGTCCAGTGACCAACACAGCCGCGGCTCTGTTCAGAACAATGTGGCCGGCCAGAGGGGAGTGATGTCGGGCAACGCTACAAGGCGGTCGCCCCCCCCTCCTGCTTGTCGGGTTGTCCAGACAGGTATCAAAGACTGCTTCAGGTACATCAACACAGCCATCTCTTGTGTCGTGTTCCTCGTTGGGATGGTAGGAAATGCAACACTCCTGAGGATCATCTACCAGAACAAAAGCATGAGGAATGGGCCCAATGCTCTCATTGCAAGCTTGGCTTTAGGAGATCTCATGTACATCATCATTTGCCTTCCCCTCACCGTTTACAAG CTCCTCAGAGCTAAGTTCCCCTTCAATGACAGCGCATTTGGGTTGTGTCTTTGCAAGCTGGTGCCCTTCCTGCAGAAAGCCTCCGTGGGGATCACAGTGCTCAACCTCTGTGCCCTCAGCGTGGACAG GTACAGGGCTGTAGCGTCGTGGAGCAGGGTGCAGGGGGTGGGCATCCCTCTCTTGACTGCCATCGAGATCCTCTCCATCTGGGTGCTGTCAATCCTTCTTGCAGTCCCTGAAGCCATCTGCTTCGACATGGTCACTTTCGAATACAGAAACCAGACCATAAGGACCTGCATGCTCAACCCCCAAAGTAACTTCATGCAT TTCTACACGGAAGCAAAGGATTGGTGGTTGTTCGGGTTCTACTTTTGTGTACCCTTGGCCTGCACAGCCATCTTTTACACACTGATGACCTCTGAGATGCTCAATCACCGCAATGGAAATCTCCGGATTGCACTGAGTGAACACTTAAAACAA AGACGAGAAGTGGCCAAAGCTGTCTTCTGCCTCGTTCTGATCTTTGCCCTGTGCTGGTTTCCTCTGCATCTAAGCCGGATTTTGAAGAAGATGGGCTATCATGAAAATGACACATCGCGATGTGACTTCCTCAA CTTCCTCCTAATTTTGGACTATTTGGGCATAAACCTGGCCACAGTCAACTCCTGTATCAACCCCATCATTCTCTACTTTGTCAGCAAGAAGTTTAAGAACTGTTTTAAG TCCTGCCTGTGTTGCTGGTGCCACTCTGACCCTCAGGTGAACAGCAACAGCATCCAGTGCAAGACCACGAGCCCCAACAACCTGCACACAGACCTATGCCTGCGCAAGGACAGTGACTAG